The Marinobacter sp. ANT_B65 genome has a segment encoding these proteins:
- a CDS encoding DUF6603 domain-containing protein — protein MGAQQNLDVFATLAEAVGLTLNGELQGQWFQDPLGRPDGTKRGLSSMMYLDGQREALIDFVDGVLGAAERDSVGEAIWVPLFSDSGATIFAVVEQASDGVRVGFGIEYESGSETPSVAVRAHVPVFQFERQHASHALDTTGSEPDWLVLGRADAYIDVSLEIGISNEAPTLGELFIGGVYLALHLPTDTSDDLTFSVGMRRLQLPGSSTAKDFDLTVDSIDELGGEFLEFMTGLIQAQAEALDTANPATAPFAALTALAGLRAVDQIPAFPLEQLISTGIPAVTRWFESILANTDSRNAWLGQWAALLGGTINSARSAIAFSDGLLTGSVGLRTETSSGGGLIITPWLEGALRPQSGAEVRANVDLLTLETLTSSVTVLPKLSLSAIFGQEAGLVSGLLNGDPALGTVRVGLVLTDGRPAFALTAHDVTLNGVHHNVLDLSSPEAAMDAAEGVVDGALVSALNSLGRPGEISALVLGLDPPAGINGPSAIDLLTDPIGQVSAYWNELRGSSASMRLVLSAIQELITGSASTVSGSGTSGNPWKINLDPVNILVSLEGEWIYFDLQAAVEQGVFNGKTADVFVEARLLKINFTHPSVEFFSQIKAGTKLRESGEGSLRLDLGPIDIIASSVGVAVGWSASSGLSAILEAPELHVELEVAQDSSSSTIAIPLPLPEFHNDGSVTFAPDWAAIEQAIAALLQRIESPVIDAGLELTGWSGTGARLSLSALLSDPRSALESWMGDLVLNCDHVREAMGPLAYLLSGFRQRTPLGTGNERTPFRAAIAAEAQAPGLAVWLDPGCAIPRGRYEPEAGHFDLSEPPEPTTLAAALKSAGAVLPALDDLMTGRGSLGDAFQMLLDRLTGTDGLLGRPVSLPDGVIGVDIGGLSYRELMAYGVLNLLPQEAAGIAPDSVLYVGCEDIWANCFGSDSFDIRTASVSQTIPASAQGRWSVCLPGPEAAASARPDRGAVEEQAHRLIAVLAGRVAPVTVVAYDAAGAAAIRAASTAANIEHVITVGTPWGQVSLNGLTSGLSGDALRLLELIRRPNNETLPEEEIAGESGPMLQFGYVVDRAVAASGFTTTQLGELPRADMQTHRPGMPVHAVFGLLDADTLEAGMAALVSGAIDYQYEQFEAPETPPRKLHLGVDLPVFDADLGGVLVGAGAILELATCDRGESGNGFAVQTERQLIVDLHFGVHDGWLIGGPGAAQTDIEVRWISTRLYLPLQGNTRVSGARITLHEANCFGIRKERWVIQNGAEFAESILPTPDIHLIMAEVVSRLSSASPPMTQLLADLGLIQSGGYNPEGLDELIVDAGTAVSSALDSSASSIAGVIRALAGFSGIGSEISWAVDAASITVNLENRAIQVGVEHTAEDLSDFSMSVGVSSASASVSASLGQIQEGAGGLRLTGGAQTGSAAASLGLDWRLPGAPATKNINLLAPTQLDDLARLGASLIPATLIAGFADHLRDNASEEARQAIESLMNSLSLLAPASELATQRILLPWALFLDPAGWLKYGTRQWALDPLGQSVQTLNALGQLLIPGFAGSEFNFSNEVAVGYGVNDGRLEVGVNIETSHAMGPTPVNIAVTGGLSITAAGSVTPMLATTATFDGKGVSLAVSPDVRIDLIRAAPAAPMPIYPSGPGIGALLSTGAGMAIPVVLNALITERSDPSPSLTKDVATAIYELGSALDLLDSDQFADAKIQAFAGNPANALLARLPNLVVSGISQLANALDASGTVVSAAPVGPGICRLTLGSADPVEITLDASSSGPAIEVSAFLSITDVGTIGFDRVRLSESGVQVSVSYKASGFDVGNGLILRPVAHVDAGISGSGFQRMAAIGLATDGVGDQSVQFRWALNQTPPRMALVAKSATGETEDTDPASVALALLSQAISMAAGVTLDAIGALGGDTVDALQNVLFTGDSATLDPTLFDDFANADRMLQRLFQLGFNLAEHNLKITIDSKIDIGFTRNGDQAGVFLSLPEGERIALNSSDPTVDLEVVASWINSPGIAPGLSIFLLEKVDGRLELNAGFSLAGLGVRVGKNSGPLLNLGIMSIDAIGVHIYGEAASAGPGGGVQVQLDGLSIVPSAAGGDNAVANTIMSDAGNDASPAARPAFSPSLAIQKPPGQDLGISLSAGDQPGPWWLTIQRQLGPLYLEQFGFDVAEANGTVTGISLLFDARISLFGLTASVEELGLHWLGGDVFELNNWAVDLQGLGVAGDFSGLSISGGLLKTELDGKTGYLGMLSGRFGVYGLSLFGGYNEDNGLPSFFVFGAIQGPIGGPPAFFLTGIGGGLGIKRGLRVPDDLSKFGEYPFIKALDPSASSSSDPLEELRQLAAYFPPEPGNFWFAAGISFTSFSLVDGIAVLSVSIGNGLELNLFGLARLALPRPQAALVSIELGLLARFSSSEGLFLIQAQLTDNSWLLYPEVRLTGGFAFATWWLGPNAGQFVLTLGGYHSSFHRDGYPVVPRLGLVWRVTDDIVIKGEAYFALTSEALMAGIDVEVSADFGWAWARIAFGAYAIVYFDPFYFKAGAYARISAGVKIKTWFGTIRFSISLGAQIEVEGPDFRGKATIEVGPCDFTVRFGNSREIRGKFIEWADFVPKYLEEAGPGRARTLSGITGKGSLPASTNGANSAPSCDGSLEKPFEVFAEFEVSIVASAPITAFDLGHPTINKNIDTTLPDGTTAIMGLSPMNLSNLTGTLKISLERKSESGWDDETPKLRLLAKGMVDEKESKEGPTYGMEAFPIGVWGAAEDTESSTNALPKGDVIFAGSRLKLVAAADMSTQTGPEIDYYRVESERRLLPLSATGNGRQNNIDRAAAMRLSANVASVSDAFNEARKYLFAEGVREVPEGLLAVGSRSAKSKAIYENSRTAPPMFGSLMDGLEPVNSENASVSVMAAGAPVAARKPARPFVTGVMTSGAGVALRAATTSVSDGRIKRRPAPSVESVRGRLGRSLPIKLNLTHAPSRMSNETVVLRGSLPHTSVAGLSQSYLGDRVGSGAGAGYVKGLVSDPAPQAPQTSLRPGDFVTLRCPDAAIDTGSARPQLRISGFARVVMLLGNGAVLHDGTVRDATIEVPANTSLIAVQASGGGDGRATGLQVQGWHDQSRLIRLSGRSALGAGCVLLLNGTSGRTRVGWNIAQDIVRGAASVSTRFGSHITCIGVVLKGASSSALNDVAIELYGATHRTEPVEPIVVQAGSRSILLFDVIPDGRSSGISVRAVQGGVMEIAGMIAAVSDADSLAELVAEKGLPVTVSRLRAVSDKSCDIEWIPVEE, from the coding sequence ATGGGTGCCCAACAGAATCTCGATGTTTTTGCGACCCTGGCTGAAGCCGTTGGATTAACACTCAATGGCGAACTTCAAGGACAGTGGTTTCAAGACCCGCTGGGGCGTCCTGACGGAACCAAGCGTGGCCTGAGTTCCATGATGTATCTCGACGGTCAGCGAGAGGCGCTGATCGACTTTGTTGACGGTGTGCTGGGCGCGGCTGAGCGTGACTCTGTAGGAGAGGCAATCTGGGTTCCACTCTTCAGTGATTCCGGTGCCACTATTTTTGCTGTCGTCGAACAGGCCAGTGATGGCGTACGGGTGGGTTTCGGAATTGAATACGAGAGCGGCAGCGAAACACCGTCGGTTGCTGTCCGCGCTCACGTTCCTGTGTTCCAGTTTGAGCGTCAACATGCAAGCCACGCACTCGATACCACCGGCTCCGAGCCTGACTGGCTGGTGCTTGGGCGGGCGGACGCATACATCGATGTATCCCTTGAAATCGGCATCTCCAATGAGGCACCAACACTGGGAGAGCTGTTTATCGGTGGGGTGTATCTGGCGCTTCATCTTCCAACGGATACTTCCGACGACCTGACTTTCAGCGTTGGTATGCGGCGCCTCCAGTTGCCTGGCAGCAGCACAGCAAAAGACTTTGACCTGACCGTTGATTCTATCGACGAGCTGGGCGGCGAATTTCTCGAATTCATGACTGGTCTTATTCAGGCGCAGGCTGAAGCGCTGGATACAGCTAACCCGGCTACAGCTCCGTTTGCTGCGCTGACCGCTTTGGCAGGGCTCAGGGCCGTAGACCAGATTCCTGCATTTCCTCTGGAGCAACTTATCTCCACGGGAATCCCGGCGGTAACACGTTGGTTTGAATCCATTCTGGCAAATACCGATTCCAGGAATGCCTGGCTCGGGCAATGGGCTGCGTTGCTCGGAGGAACAATCAATTCAGCTCGCAGCGCAATTGCGTTCAGCGATGGCCTGTTAACCGGATCTGTAGGCCTGCGAACCGAGACTTCCTCTGGAGGCGGGTTGATTATCACACCTTGGCTGGAAGGTGCATTGCGCCCTCAGTCTGGTGCAGAGGTCAGAGCTAACGTTGATCTGCTGACCCTGGAAACGCTGACTTCATCCGTCACGGTTTTGCCCAAACTGTCCCTCTCAGCAATCTTCGGGCAGGAGGCGGGACTGGTATCCGGACTTCTCAACGGTGATCCTGCGCTGGGGACTGTCCGGGTAGGGCTGGTTCTCACCGATGGCAGACCGGCATTTGCGCTGACGGCGCATGATGTGACGCTGAACGGCGTGCATCACAATGTGCTCGATCTCTCCAGTCCTGAGGCGGCAATGGACGCAGCCGAGGGCGTGGTTGACGGAGCCCTTGTTTCCGCATTGAACAGTTTGGGTCGGCCCGGTGAAATTTCTGCTCTGGTTTTGGGGCTCGATCCGCCTGCTGGCATCAACGGGCCATCGGCTATTGATTTGCTCACCGACCCAATTGGCCAGGTGTCTGCTTACTGGAATGAACTGAGGGGCTCTTCAGCATCGATGAGGCTCGTTTTGTCAGCAATACAGGAGCTTATAACCGGTTCTGCATCCACTGTGTCAGGTAGCGGTACATCGGGAAACCCATGGAAAATCAATCTTGATCCGGTCAACATTCTTGTCTCTCTCGAGGGGGAGTGGATCTATTTCGACCTCCAGGCGGCTGTAGAGCAGGGCGTGTTCAATGGAAAAACAGCAGATGTGTTTGTTGAAGCACGCCTGCTCAAAATAAATTTCACACACCCGTCGGTTGAGTTTTTCAGTCAAATCAAAGCAGGCACAAAGCTACGGGAATCGGGCGAGGGCAGTTTGAGGCTGGACCTTGGGCCCATCGACATCATCGCCAGTTCGGTTGGCGTGGCGGTTGGCTGGAGTGCCTCTTCGGGGCTCAGTGCCATATTGGAAGCTCCGGAACTCCACGTTGAGCTGGAAGTAGCTCAGGATTCCAGCAGTTCAACGATTGCAATACCGCTTCCGCTACCGGAATTCCATAACGACGGCAGCGTTACCTTTGCGCCCGACTGGGCAGCCATCGAACAGGCCATTGCGGCGCTGCTCCAGCGCATTGAGTCTCCGGTAATCGATGCGGGTCTTGAACTGACGGGCTGGTCGGGTACGGGTGCGCGCCTCTCTCTTTCCGCATTGCTCTCGGACCCCAGATCCGCTTTGGAGTCATGGATGGGGGATCTTGTCCTCAATTGTGACCATGTCCGTGAAGCCATGGGCCCCTTGGCTTACCTCCTTAGTGGTTTCAGGCAAAGGACCCCGTTGGGCACAGGCAATGAGCGCACGCCTTTCCGCGCAGCAATAGCCGCAGAGGCACAGGCACCGGGGCTTGCCGTATGGCTTGATCCCGGTTGTGCTATCCCTCGTGGGCGCTATGAGCCAGAGGCAGGTCACTTTGATCTCAGTGAGCCTCCAGAGCCAACTACACTCGCGGCTGCCCTCAAGTCCGCGGGAGCCGTGTTACCCGCCCTTGATGATCTGATGACGGGTAGGGGCAGCCTGGGTGATGCGTTCCAAATGTTGTTGGATCGCCTGACAGGCACAGATGGTTTGCTTGGCAGGCCAGTATCACTGCCGGATGGCGTCATCGGTGTCGATATAGGCGGGCTCAGCTACCGCGAGCTCATGGCTTATGGGGTTCTGAACCTCTTGCCACAGGAGGCAGCCGGCATTGCTCCGGATTCGGTGCTCTACGTCGGCTGCGAAGATATCTGGGCGAATTGTTTTGGATCAGACAGTTTCGATATCCGCACAGCCAGTGTGAGCCAGACAATTCCAGCTTCAGCTCAGGGTCGTTGGTCGGTTTGTCTTCCTGGCCCCGAAGCCGCCGCTTCAGCGCGCCCCGACCGTGGCGCTGTCGAGGAACAGGCGCACCGGTTAATTGCTGTTCTGGCAGGCCGCGTCGCACCTGTTACCGTTGTTGCATACGATGCTGCTGGCGCCGCCGCAATCAGGGCGGCCAGCACCGCAGCCAACATCGAGCATGTAATTACCGTTGGCACACCCTGGGGCCAGGTTTCTTTGAATGGGCTCACTTCGGGGCTGAGTGGCGATGCCCTCAGATTGCTCGAGCTGATTCGTCGCCCTAACAACGAGACCCTGCCAGAGGAAGAAATTGCAGGCGAATCCGGGCCAATGCTGCAATTCGGGTATGTGGTTGACCGTGCCGTTGCGGCCTCAGGCTTTACAACAACACAGTTGGGTGAACTGCCGCGGGCGGACATGCAAACCCATCGTCCGGGAATGCCCGTACACGCGGTATTTGGCTTACTGGATGCGGATACGCTCGAAGCGGGAATGGCGGCTCTGGTTTCCGGCGCTATCGATTACCAGTACGAGCAGTTTGAAGCACCCGAAACTCCACCTCGAAAGCTTCACCTCGGTGTCGATCTTCCGGTTTTTGATGCAGACCTTGGCGGCGTGCTCGTTGGCGCTGGTGCAATTCTGGAACTTGCCACCTGTGACAGAGGGGAGAGCGGCAACGGATTTGCTGTGCAGACTGAGCGCCAACTGATCGTTGATCTGCACTTTGGCGTTCACGACGGTTGGTTGATTGGTGGCCCGGGCGCAGCACAGACGGATATTGAAGTACGCTGGATTTCCACCCGACTGTATTTGCCTCTGCAAGGAAATACACGCGTTTCAGGCGCACGGATAACGCTTCATGAGGCCAACTGCTTCGGTATACGCAAAGAGCGGTGGGTGATTCAAAACGGAGCAGAGTTTGCGGAGTCCATCCTGCCAACGCCTGATATTCACCTGATCATGGCCGAAGTAGTCTCGCGTCTGTCGTCTGCATCACCCCCAATGACGCAATTGCTGGCAGATCTCGGCTTGATTCAGTCAGGAGGGTATAACCCTGAAGGACTGGATGAGCTTATTGTAGACGCGGGCACTGCGGTGTCATCGGCGCTGGACAGCTCTGCCAGCTCAATCGCCGGTGTAATCCGTGCACTTGCGGGGTTCTCAGGTATTGGCTCGGAAATTTCTTGGGCCGTTGATGCCGCAAGCATTACCGTCAATCTTGAAAATCGAGCTATCCAGGTGGGTGTCGAACACACCGCTGAAGATCTTTCAGATTTTTCAATGTCCGTAGGCGTGTCTTCTGCATCGGCATCCGTATCAGCCAGTTTGGGTCAAATACAGGAAGGTGCAGGGGGGCTTCGGTTAACCGGAGGCGCGCAAACTGGTTCAGCAGCCGCAAGCCTCGGGTTGGATTGGCGTCTACCGGGTGCGCCTGCGACCAAAAACATTAACTTGCTCGCCCCTACCCAGCTTGACGACCTCGCAAGGCTTGGCGCCTCCCTGATACCGGCAACACTGATTGCCGGGTTCGCTGACCATCTTCGCGATAACGCGTCTGAGGAGGCTCGGCAAGCAATTGAAAGCTTGATGAACAGCTTGAGTTTGCTGGCACCGGCATCGGAACTCGCAACCCAGAGAATCCTGTTGCCGTGGGCGCTGTTCCTTGACCCCGCAGGCTGGCTGAAATACGGAACCCGTCAATGGGCACTCGACCCCTTAGGGCAGTCCGTCCAGACACTCAATGCATTGGGGCAACTGCTGATTCCCGGTTTTGCGGGAAGTGAGTTCAACTTCAGTAATGAAGTCGCTGTCGGCTACGGCGTCAACGATGGCCGGCTTGAAGTGGGAGTCAACATTGAGACCAGCCATGCAATGGGGCCGACTCCGGTCAACATCGCTGTTACGGGTGGATTATCGATTACGGCAGCCGGCTCAGTTACGCCAATGCTGGCAACGACCGCTACATTTGATGGCAAGGGGGTGTCACTTGCCGTTTCTCCAGACGTCCGAATTGATCTGATTCGCGCGGCGCCAGCGGCACCAATGCCAATTTATCCGTCTGGGCCGGGAATTGGTGCTCTGCTTTCCACTGGCGCAGGCATGGCCATTCCTGTGGTATTGAACGCTCTGATCACAGAGCGAAGTGATCCATCACCGTCATTAACAAAGGATGTTGCCACCGCGATTTATGAGCTGGGCAGCGCGCTGGACCTGCTCGATTCAGATCAATTCGCCGACGCTAAAATACAGGCGTTCGCCGGCAACCCTGCCAATGCTCTACTCGCCCGGTTACCGAATCTTGTGGTGTCTGGCATTAGTCAGTTGGCGAATGCCCTTGATGCAAGCGGCACAGTTGTCAGCGCCGCACCAGTGGGGCCGGGCATCTGCCGCTTGACCCTTGGCAGCGCCGATCCGGTCGAAATCACGCTGGATGCCAGCAGCTCCGGGCCTGCGATCGAAGTCTCAGCATTCCTTTCAATTACCGATGTCGGAACCATCGGATTTGATCGTGTCAGATTAAGCGAATCCGGCGTTCAGGTGTCTGTTTCTTATAAAGCATCCGGCTTTGATGTAGGCAACGGACTGATACTGCGACCTGTTGCCCATGTTGATGCGGGCATATCCGGTTCCGGTTTTCAGAGGATGGCCGCCATTGGCCTGGCGACCGATGGTGTTGGCGACCAGTCCGTACAATTCCGATGGGCACTTAACCAGACGCCACCAAGAATGGCCCTGGTCGCAAAAAGCGCTACCGGTGAAACCGAGGACACAGATCCTGCTTCAGTTGCCCTGGCGCTACTTTCCCAGGCTATCTCCATGGCGGCCGGAGTTACGCTTGACGCGATAGGCGCTCTGGGCGGCGACACCGTTGATGCACTGCAGAACGTTCTCTTCACTGGCGACTCCGCCACCCTTGATCCAACCCTGTTTGACGACTTTGCAAATGCGGACAGGATGCTGCAGCGGTTGTTTCAGCTAGGCTTCAACCTGGCGGAGCATAACCTGAAAATCACGATCGACAGCAAAATTGACATCGGATTCACCCGCAATGGCGACCAGGCAGGGGTGTTCCTTTCCTTGCCTGAAGGTGAGCGAATAGCGCTGAACAGCAGTGATCCAACGGTGGATCTTGAAGTCGTTGCAAGTTGGATTAACTCGCCAGGTATTGCACCGGGACTATCCATTTTTCTGTTGGAAAAAGTCGACGGACGCCTGGAACTCAATGCGGGCTTTTCACTCGCCGGACTTGGGGTCCGAGTCGGCAAAAATTCAGGCCCGCTTCTGAACCTTGGAATCATGAGCATTGATGCCATAGGGGTTCATATATATGGCGAAGCTGCCTCAGCCGGGCCGGGTGGTGGCGTACAGGTTCAACTGGACGGCCTGTCCATTGTACCTTCGGCAGCTGGTGGCGATAACGCCGTTGCAAACACCATTATGAGCGATGCGGGTAATGATGCTTCTCCTGCCGCTCGCCCGGCATTCAGCCCGTCTTTGGCGATTCAAAAACCACCAGGGCAGGATCTTGGTATTTCCCTTAGCGCTGGAGATCAGCCCGGGCCATGGTGGTTAACCATCCAACGACAGCTTGGGCCTTTGTACCTTGAGCAATTCGGGTTTGACGTAGCCGAAGCGAATGGCACTGTTACCGGCATTTCACTGCTTTTTGATGCACGCATCTCGCTGTTTGGCCTGACAGCATCCGTTGAAGAACTCGGGCTGCATTGGTTGGGCGGGGACGTATTTGAACTGAATAACTGGGCTGTCGACCTTCAAGGCTTGGGCGTGGCAGGCGACTTCTCTGGCTTGTCGATCTCAGGCGGGCTGCTGAAAACCGAGCTCGATGGAAAAACCGGTTACCTCGGCATGCTGTCAGGCCGGTTTGGTGTATACGGGCTTTCATTGTTTGGCGGCTACAACGAAGACAACGGACTGCCGTCTTTCTTTGTATTTGGCGCCATTCAGGGGCCAATTGGCGGGCCACCGGCATTTTTCCTGACGGGGATCGGCGGGGGGCTAGGGATCAAACGGGGCCTGCGTGTGCCCGACGACCTTTCAAAGTTTGGTGAGTACCCGTTCATTAAAGCGCTGGACCCCTCTGCCAGTTCCTCAAGCGATCCGCTCGAAGAACTGAGGCAATTGGCGGCGTATTTCCCGCCGGAACCTGGAAACTTCTGGTTTGCAGCAGGCATCAGCTTTACCAGTTTTTCATTGGTCGACGGCATTGCGGTTCTTTCGGTTTCCATTGGAAACGGGTTGGAGCTGAACCTGTTTGGCCTGGCAAGACTGGCGCTCCCCAGACCTCAAGCTGCTTTGGTGTCGATTGAACTGGGCTTGTTGGCTCGCTTCTCGTCGTCAGAAGGGCTTTTCCTGATTCAAGCACAGCTTACCGATAATAGTTGGCTGCTGTATCCGGAAGTGCGCCTGACCGGCGGCTTTGCCTTTGCAACCTGGTGGCTTGGGCCAAATGCCGGACAGTTTGTTCTCACTCTGGGCGGCTATCACTCGAGCTTCCATCGCGACGGGTATCCGGTGGTTCCGCGGCTCGGGCTTGTGTGGCGAGTTACTGATGACATTGTCATCAAGGGAGAAGCGTACTTTGCGCTGACTTCTGAAGCACTGATGGCGGGCATTGACGTCGAAGTCAGTGCAGATTTTGGTTGGGCCTGGGCAAGGATAGCGTTTGGTGCCTACGCGATTGTCTATTTTGACCCTTTCTATTTCAAAGCAGGGGCCTATGCCCGGATATCCGCCGGCGTCAAGATTAAAACCTGGTTTGGCACCATCCGTTTCAGTATCAGCCTGGGTGCTCAAATTGAAGTGGAAGGCCCGGATTTCCGGGGCAAGGCAACGATTGAAGTCGGGCCTTGTGATTTTACAGTCAGGTTCGGTAACTCCCGGGAAATTCGTGGGAAATTCATTGAATGGGCTGACTTCGTACCCAAGTATCTGGAAGAGGCTGGGCCGGGCAGGGCACGGACGCTTTCCGGGATTACCGGCAAGGGTAGCTTGCCGGCTTCGACCAATGGCGCCAACTCCGCACCATCCTGTGACGGAAGTCTGGAAAAGCCATTTGAAGTCTTCGCTGAATTCGAGGTCTCGATTGTTGCGTCGGCACCCATCACCGCATTCGATCTCGGTCATCCGACGATCAACAAAAACATCGACACCACACTGCCAGATGGAACGACAGCTATCATGGGCCTCAGCCCGATGAATCTTTCCAATCTCACTGGCACTCTCAAGATCAGCCTTGAAAGAAAGTCCGAAAGCGGTTGGGACGATGAAACTCCGAAACTCCGCCTTCTGGCCAAGGGAATGGTTGACGAAAAAGAATCCAAAGAGGGCCCTACCTATGGAATGGAAGCCTTCCCGATTGGAGTTTGGGGTGCTGCAGAAGATACCGAATCATCCACGAATGCACTCCCGAAAGGCGACGTAATATTCGCAGGCAGCAGGTTAAAGCTCGTCGCAGCGGCGGACATGAGCACCCAGACCGGCCCGGAAATCGATTACTACCGTGTTGAGTCGGAACGCCGACTGTTACCTTTATCTGCTACCGGCAATGGCCGCCAAAACAACATCGATCGTGCCGCAGCTATGAGGCTTTCAGCCAACGTCGCCTCAGTGTCGGATGCGTTTAACGAGGCCCGCAAATACCTGTTTGCTGAGGGTGTCCGAGAAGTACCCGAAGGTTTGCTTGCCGTTGGCTCACGGAGCGCAAAATCCAAGGCCATCTATGAAAACTCAAGAACCGCACCGCCAATGTTTGGTTCCCTGATGGATGGGCTTGAGCCGGTCAACTCTGAGAACGCTTCAGTAAGCGTGATGGCTGCCGGCGCACCTGTGGCAGCTCGGAAACCCGCCAGGCCATTTGTGACCGGCGTCATGACCAGCGGCGCCGGTGTGGCTTTGCGTGCGGCAACGACGTCGGTTTCGGATGGGCGAATCAAACGCAGGCCTGCACCCTCGGTCGAATCTGTACGTGGCCGCCTTGGTCGTAGTTTGCCGATCAAACTCAACCTTACCCACGCTCCTTCGCGCATGAGCAACGAGACTGTTGTGCTCCGAGGTTCACTGCCACACACCAGCGTTGCCGGCCTTTCGCAATCTTACCTTGGGGATCGAGTAGGTTCGGGTGCTGGAGCCGGCTATGTCAAAGGTCTGGTCTCCGACCCTGCACCACAGGCGCCTCAAACCAGTCTTAGACCCGGTGATTTTGTGACCCTGCGTTGCCCGGATGCAGCGATTGACACAGGTTCTGCCCGTCCTCAGCTGCGTATTTCCGGTTTCGCTCGCGTCGTAATGCTGCTTGGTAACGGTGCCGTACTTCACGACGGCACGGTTCGAGACGCGACTATTGAAGTGCCGGCAAATACCAGTCTCATTGCGGTGCAGGCAAGCGGTGGTGGCGATGGCCGTGCTACGGGGCTGCAGGTACAAGGCTGGCACGATCAATCACGGCTGATCCGCTTGTCCGGCCGTTCTGCGCTGGGAGCAGGCTGCGTGCTCCTACTCAACGGCACCAGCGGCCGCACCCGGGTAGGCTGGAACATTGCGCAGGATATAGTGCGCGGTGCCGCCTCCGTTTCAACCCGTTTTGGCTCTCATATTACCTGCATTGGTGTGGTCCTGAAGGGAGCCAGCTCCAGCGCGTTGAATGATGTAGCGATTGAGCTTTACGGAGCGACTCATCGAACAGAACCCGTGGAGCCCATCGTGGTTCAGGCCGGCTCCAGGTCCATTCTTCTGTTCGACGTCATCCCGGATGGTAGAAGTTCAGGCATTTCAGTCCGCGCCGTTCAGGGTGGCGTAATGGAAATCGCAGGCATGATTGCCGCGGTTTCTGACGCAGATTCTCTTGCAGAGCTTGTTGCAGAAAAGGGGTTGCCTGTCACTGTTTCGCGCTTACGGGCAGTGTCTGACAAGAGCTGCGACATTGAATGGATTCCGGTGGAGGAGTGA
- a CDS encoding sulfite exporter TauE/SafE family protein — MDFDALTLVLLVLVIPVSFVLSAAAGLGGSLILIPGLMIAIGTREGIAVAALLLACNNIAKVVVYRKTLPWAASALVAAAVIAGSALGATLMLQVPEAWVRYGVAAMLLLTLAGDFFTQGSVRKAWAVFLAFVSGSTSGFSGTSGPLKGIALRSLQLERFYFVGAASLVSMLGDITKALVFSQAGLITTTHLILAGGLVPVMAGCTLLGRKINREVGEKWYSVLFWTVMGGYLIRLMVV, encoded by the coding sequence ATGGACTTTGATGCATTAACACTCGTTCTGCTGGTACTGGTTATCCCGGTGTCTTTCGTGCTGTCCGCTGCGGCCGGGCTTGGCGGCTCACTTATCCTTATTCCAGGGTTGATGATCGCCATTGGAACCCGGGAAGGCATAGCTGTGGCGGCACTGCTTCTTGCCTGCAACAACATTGCCAAAGTGGTGGTTTACCGGAAAACGCTGCCTTGGGCTGCGTCAGCATTGGTTGCAGCAGCTGTGATCGCCGGAAGTGCTTTGGGTGCCACACTTATGCTGCAAGTGCCAGAGGCCTGGGTTCGATATGGGGTTGCAGCCATGCTTTTACTGACACTGGCCGGTGACTTTTTTACTCAGGGGTCTGTCCGCAAGGCATGGGCTGTATTTCTGGCGTTTGTCTCTGGCAGCACATCCGGCTTCTCCGGCACATCCGGCCCCTTGAAAGGCATTGCTCTCCGGAGTCTTCAGCTGGAACGATTCTATTTCGTTGGTGCTGCCTCACTGGTCTCGATGCTTGGGGACATAACCAAGGCTCTGGTGTTCAGTCAAGCGGGCCTGATCACTACAACCCATTTAATACTGGCAGGTGGGTTGGTCCCGGTCATGGCCGGTTGCACGTTACTGGGGAGAAAGATCAATCGCGAAGTCGGGGAGAAATGGTACAGCGTGTTGTTCTGGACAGTAATGGGCGGCTATCTGATCCGCTTGATGGTGGTGTAA